In one window of Streptomyces roseofulvus DNA:
- a CDS encoding phosphotransferase family protein, translated as MTLPLAPGHIAPGLGAVLGPHLQLVLAACRPHTGRLTGVEECLGGNVAHVFRVRGEAGNVIVKIRGHRFARIRHIATDPALIAVEHRALTLHHSLLPDLFPEVLAFLPDAHAMVMTDVFPDGRTWREHLDQRAATAEECTRLATALTRVHHATAGLPPLREGDGDDLFRAEHAYGYCLRSSGHPVLDEACRRLDALPGRQLILGDACPKNLSLAAGRTAFVDLDNVHTGAPLFDLGYLLAHLVLHHITRPSHLHPLAGAFLDAYTLPGHARPWRDDDLLAAVAAGVLLYRLEACTVPYPATSPPAAADPLRHSLRRLLDAGPFSVRDLLDAVTGPVTS; from the coding sequence ATGACGCTCCCCCTCGCCCCCGGCCACATCGCGCCCGGCCTGGGAGCGGTCCTCGGGCCGCACCTGCAGCTGGTCCTCGCCGCGTGCCGCCCCCACACCGGACGCCTCACCGGCGTCGAGGAGTGCCTCGGCGGCAACGTCGCCCACGTCTTCCGTGTCCGTGGCGAGGCGGGCAACGTCATCGTGAAGATCCGCGGCCACCGCTTCGCCAGGATCCGGCACATCGCGACCGACCCGGCGCTCATCGCGGTCGAGCACCGGGCTCTGACCCTGCACCACAGCCTGCTGCCCGACCTGTTCCCGGAGGTCCTGGCGTTCCTGCCCGACGCGCACGCCATGGTGATGACCGACGTCTTCCCCGACGGCCGGACCTGGCGCGAGCACCTCGACCAGCGCGCCGCCACCGCCGAGGAGTGCACACGCCTGGCCACCGCCCTGACCCGCGTCCATCACGCCACCGCCGGCCTGCCGCCGCTGCGTGAAGGCGACGGCGACGACCTCTTCCGCGCCGAGCACGCCTACGGCTACTGCCTGCGCTCCAGCGGCCACCCCGTCCTCGACGAGGCGTGCCGCCGCCTGGACGCCCTGCCCGGCCGGCAGCTGATCCTCGGCGACGCCTGCCCGAAGAACCTCAGCCTGGCGGCGGGACGGACCGCGTTCGTCGACCTCGACAACGTGCACACGGGCGCGCCGCTGTTCGACCTCGGCTACCTCCTCGCCCACCTGGTCCTGCACCACATCACCCGGCCGTCACATCTGCACCCGCTCGCCGGCGCGTTCCTCGACGCCTACACCCTCCCGGGCCACGCCCGGCCCTGGCGCGACGACGACCTCCTCGCGGCGGTGGCCGCCGGGGTGCTGCTGTACCGGCTGGAGGCCTGCACCGTCCCCTACCCGGCAACCAGTCCACCCGCCGCTGCCGACCCTCTGCGCCACAGCCTGCGCCGCCTGCTGGACGCCGGGCCGTTCAGCGTCCGCGATCTGCTGGATGCCGTCACCGGGCCGGTGACGTCGTGA
- a CDS encoding CoA ester lyase, producing MQPPLDRANSAPPDTARPSGLTWLVTPGITPARFDTAVDSGAEVVLLDLEDSVPARSKADARAAVLPFASARTRKSDGPLLGVRINAVGGAEGLRDLAVMAEQGLWPDLIVVPKVESGRQIEAVVQAARGAQAAPKVWALIESPRGVVELAGIVRTPGLTGVLFGAADYAAATGCQLTSRAMWYPRAQLVTAASAAGIPAVDSPFFSLDDQDGLRRDALEAVELGFAGKVAVHPRQLSVIAQAFTPTPRELESARAVLDAACVVATEGGAITTADGAMVGPPLVEAALAIVRRAGHRPSATISATKAS from the coding sequence GTGCAGCCTCCGTTGGATCGGGCGAACTCCGCGCCGCCCGACACCGCCAGGCCCAGTGGGCTGACCTGGCTGGTGACTCCCGGCATCACGCCCGCGCGTTTCGACACGGCAGTCGACTCCGGTGCCGAGGTGGTGCTCCTCGACCTGGAGGACTCGGTACCGGCCAGATCCAAAGCCGATGCGCGGGCGGCCGTACTGCCGTTCGCCAGTGCCCGGACGCGGAAGTCCGACGGGCCCCTGCTGGGCGTGCGGATCAACGCGGTGGGCGGCGCGGAGGGTCTGCGGGACCTTGCCGTCATGGCTGAGCAGGGGCTGTGGCCGGACCTCATCGTGGTCCCCAAGGTGGAGTCGGGCCGCCAGATCGAGGCCGTCGTGCAGGCTGCGCGCGGGGCGCAGGCGGCGCCGAAGGTCTGGGCGCTGATCGAGTCCCCGCGGGGAGTCGTCGAACTGGCCGGCATCGTGCGCACCCCGGGCCTTACGGGCGTGCTCTTCGGCGCCGCCGACTACGCGGCGGCGACCGGGTGCCAGCTCACGTCCCGGGCAATGTGGTACCCGCGCGCTCAGCTCGTCACTGCGGCCTCCGCCGCCGGGATCCCTGCCGTGGACTCCCCCTTCTTCTCCCTCGATGACCAGGACGGGCTGCGCCGGGACGCCCTGGAGGCGGTGGAGCTGGGCTTCGCGGGCAAGGTCGCCGTCCACCCGCGCCAGCTGAGCGTCATCGCGCAGGCGTTCACTCCCACCCCGCGCGAGCTGGAGTCAGCCCGCGCGGTGCTCGACGCGGCCTGCGTGGTGGCCACGGAGGGCGGCGCCATCACCACGGCGGACGGCGCGATGGTCGGGCCGCCGCTCGTCGAGGCAGCCCTCGCCATCGTCCGCCGAGCCGGCCACCGCCCCTCCGCCACCATCTCTGCCACGAAAGCGAGCTGA
- a CDS encoding aminoglycoside phosphotransferase family protein has protein sequence MTTAKPTKPFPPELRDWVAGHLSGLDANEDRSWPRSTSLVWRVSAAGRDAYVKVSPSDIDFEREVAGYAFTAAHLSETEAPRLLACDPGLRAILSTPLPGRVVRDLPLEADTELRLYENAGRLLRRWHDASEPGTDADRTAVRSDMEDKAREAADCLEEVAPYLAADRLALVEAASKELPGLAEQLPLVYRHGDYETRNWLYDEDSGHHGLIDFAMAAHGIAASEFVWLCGAVWSVHPELREAYFTGYGRPLTAEEDRLLRLLTVRLGVSYLRNGLAKGRDELVARGHLVLDRMAAPRP, from the coding sequence ATGACGACCGCCAAGCCCACCAAGCCCTTCCCGCCCGAGCTGCGCGACTGGGTCGCCGGCCACCTCTCTGGCCTGGACGCGAACGAGGACCGTTCCTGGCCGCGCAGCACCTCTCTCGTGTGGCGCGTGAGCGCGGCCGGCCGGGACGCCTATGTAAAGGTCAGCCCCAGCGACATCGACTTCGAGCGCGAGGTCGCCGGATACGCCTTCACCGCGGCGCACCTGAGCGAGACCGAGGCGCCGCGGCTGCTGGCCTGCGACCCGGGCCTGCGCGCGATCCTCAGCACGCCCCTGCCCGGCCGCGTCGTACGAGACCTGCCCCTGGAAGCCGACACCGAGCTGCGCCTGTACGAGAACGCCGGGCGGCTGCTGCGCCGCTGGCACGACGCGTCCGAGCCCGGGACGGACGCGGACCGCACCGCGGTGCGGTCCGACATGGAGGACAAGGCCCGTGAGGCCGCCGACTGCCTGGAGGAGGTCGCGCCGTACCTGGCCGCCGACCGGCTCGCCCTGGTCGAGGCCGCGTCGAAGGAACTCCCCGGACTCGCCGAGCAGCTGCCGCTGGTCTACCGGCACGGCGACTACGAGACCCGGAACTGGCTGTACGACGAGGACAGCGGCCACCACGGCCTGATCGACTTCGCGATGGCCGCGCACGGCATCGCCGCGTCCGAGTTCGTGTGGCTGTGCGGCGCGGTCTGGTCCGTCCACCCGGAGCTGCGCGAGGCGTACTTCACGGGCTACGGCCGGCCGCTGACGGCCGAAGAGGACCGCCTTCTGCGTCTGCTGACCGTCCGCCTCGGCGTGTCCTACCTGCGCAACGGCCTGGCCAAGGGCCGCGACGAGCTCGTGGCGCGCGGCCACCTCGTCCTGGACCGGATGGCCGCACCCCGGCCGTAG
- a CDS encoding Ldh family oxidoreductase encodes MSHTPVRGPAVELANVQVPIAYVEDLMARTCTAVGVGDSAARLVASHFLTGELRGKPSHGLAKFAFESRFFPERQAPPEIVRERGAFAVVDAHREIGPLSAGFATTAAIERARRLGVGLVGVINSQRYGVLSTFTEAIAAQGLVGIAANTSRAEAVPAGGATPVLGVNPLSFALPTLGEPLSVDMGTTLAPMGVLWEHRRSGRPLPEGCFVDAGGRATRDPHAASSAIVFGDHRGLALSLLVQALTGSVFGFPMGDDVDSTWTTGYVFLALDPAFAAPGQNAATANTRLADRLRDAATADGTWRVPGDQGRALEAAAREKGTIPVPWHLLARLSARAAGDFTSD; translated from the coding sequence ATGTCCCACACCCCCGTCCGCGGCCCCGCCGTCGAACTGGCGAACGTGCAGGTGCCGATCGCCTACGTCGAGGACCTGATGGCCCGGACCTGCACGGCCGTTGGCGTCGGCGACAGCGCGGCCCGCCTGGTGGCCTCCCACTTCCTGACCGGAGAGCTGCGCGGCAAACCGTCCCACGGGCTGGCGAAGTTCGCCTTCGAATCGCGGTTCTTCCCCGAGCGGCAGGCCCCGCCCGAGATCGTCCGCGAGCGCGGGGCGTTCGCCGTCGTCGATGCGCACCGCGAGATCGGACCGCTCAGCGCCGGTTTCGCGACCACTGCGGCCATCGAGCGGGCCCGCCGTCTCGGCGTCGGTCTGGTCGGGGTCATCAACTCCCAGCGCTACGGCGTCCTGTCCACGTTCACCGAGGCCATCGCCGCACAGGGCCTGGTCGGCATCGCCGCCAACACCTCGCGGGCCGAAGCCGTCCCGGCCGGCGGCGCCACCCCCGTCCTCGGCGTCAACCCCCTCTCCTTCGCCCTGCCCACCCTCGGCGAGCCCCTGAGCGTGGACATGGGCACCACACTGGCGCCGATGGGCGTGCTGTGGGAGCACCGCCGCTCGGGCCGGCCTCTGCCCGAAGGGTGCTTCGTCGACGCCGGCGGCCGTGCCACCCGCGACCCCCACGCCGCGTCATCCGCGATCGTCTTCGGCGACCACCGCGGCCTCGCGCTGTCCCTGCTCGTGCAGGCTCTGACCGGCTCCGTGTTCGGCTTCCCCATGGGGGACGACGTCGATTCCACCTGGACCACCGGCTACGTCTTCCTCGCCCTCGACCCCGCCTTCGCCGCCCCCGGCCAGAATGCGGCCACCGCGAACACGCGCCTCGCCGACCGGCTGCGGGACGCGGCGACGGCCGACGGCACCTGGCGCGTGCCCGGCGACCAAGGCCGCGCCCTCGAAGCCGCCGCCCGCGAGAAGGGCACCATCCCAGTCCCCTGGCATCTTCTCGCCCGTCTGTCCGCCCGCGCAGCCGGCGACTTCACCTCCGACTGA
- a CDS encoding Gfo/Idh/MocA family oxidoreductase — MSGAVNVLVVGVGPHTRLNHLPALAVAQDAGLAGTVTGADLPDVAAAAVEYGTPGRPRRMLVVPVEPFPVSCRALPGGVRHVLEGVVERERIGAVVVATEPSVHLPYALWAMERGLPVLLDKPLTVHPGASTDPVAAQAIADDFDTLLDAYRAARRRDPRMVVSVMSQRRWHPAFRRVRELIAEVAEATNCPVTSVQSSHGDGQWRLPDELVDLGYHGFDRGYGKAAHSGYHHFDTVPWWLAAGERPGKEIDEIEVHAACTRPADFLAQLTVADHARLLPGFAARNPYTEQDLDRLVTGFGEIDVFLNVTYRSRGRVMALGNHNLAHTTFSQRGNLHAVAGGLYKGNGRIGQEVHLIQQGPFQALHLHVLQTLHGDEGRIDRHAAGGADHIELHVFRNDRLGLGWERHRALGFTDLVEDCGDRTVLPTQRSARTCAVTEFLAHLAGRVPRAELASDLADHWRPARLMAGAYLSMSRRWTATGRPAAPVVLGFRPTAPAPRAGHALAALGGTR, encoded by the coding sequence GTGAGCGGTGCCGTGAACGTGCTGGTCGTCGGGGTCGGCCCGCACACCCGCCTCAACCACCTGCCCGCGCTGGCCGTCGCCCAGGACGCGGGCCTCGCCGGCACCGTCACCGGCGCCGACCTGCCCGACGTGGCTGCCGCCGCAGTCGAGTACGGCACGCCGGGCCGGCCACGGCGGATGCTCGTCGTTCCCGTCGAGCCCTTCCCCGTCTCCTGCCGGGCCCTGCCTGGCGGGGTGCGACATGTGCTGGAGGGTGTGGTGGAGCGGGAGCGGATCGGGGCGGTCGTGGTGGCGACCGAGCCGTCCGTGCACCTGCCCTACGCGCTGTGGGCGATGGAGCGGGGCCTGCCGGTGCTGCTCGACAAGCCGCTGACCGTGCATCCCGGCGCGTCCACCGACCCGGTGGCCGCGCAGGCGATCGCCGATGACTTCGACACCCTGCTGGATGCCTACCGGGCGGCCCGGCGGCGCGATCCGCGGATGGTGGTCAGCGTGATGAGTCAGCGCCGCTGGCACCCCGCATTCCGCCGGGTGCGGGAGCTGATCGCCGAGGTGGCCGAGGCCACGAACTGCCCCGTCACGTCGGTCCAGTCCAGTCACGGCGACGGCCAGTGGCGGCTGCCGGACGAGCTCGTCGACCTCGGCTACCACGGCTTCGACCGCGGGTATGGCAAGGCCGCGCACTCCGGCTACCACCACTTCGACACCGTGCCGTGGTGGCTGGCCGCGGGCGAGCGGCCGGGCAAGGAGATCGACGAGATCGAGGTCCACGCCGCGTGCACCCGGCCCGCCGACTTCCTCGCCCAGCTCACCGTCGCCGACCACGCCCGGCTGCTGCCCGGCTTTGCCGCCCGTAACCCGTACACCGAGCAGGACCTGGATCGGCTCGTCACCGGCTTTGGCGAGATCGATGTGTTCCTCAACGTCACCTACCGCAGCCGCGGCCGGGTGATGGCGCTCGGCAACCACAACCTCGCCCACACCACCTTCTCCCAGCGCGGCAACCTCCACGCCGTGGCCGGCGGCCTCTACAAGGGCAACGGCCGCATCGGGCAAGAGGTCCACCTCATCCAGCAAGGGCCCTTCCAGGCTCTGCATCTGCACGTCCTGCAGACCCTTCACGGCGACGAGGGTCGGATCGACCGGCACGCGGCGGGCGGCGCGGACCACATCGAGCTCCACGTCTTCCGCAACGACCGCCTGGGACTGGGCTGGGAACGCCACCGCGCGCTCGGCTTCACCGACCTCGTGGAGGACTGCGGCGACCGGACGGTGCTGCCGACCCAGCGCTCGGCCCGCACCTGCGCCGTCACCGAGTTCCTCGCCCACCTGGCCGGCCGCGTCCCCCGCGCGGAGCTGGCCTCGGACCTGGCCGACCACTGGCGCCCGGCCCGGTTGATGGCAGGCGCCTACCTGTCGATGTCCCGCCGTTGGACCGCGACCGGCCGGCCCGCCGCCCCCGTCGTCCTCGGCTTCCGCCCCACCGCCCCGGCCCCGCGCGCCGGGCACGCACTCGCCGCCCTGGGAGGCACGCGATGA
- a CDS encoding HD domain-containing protein — MPEHAPTDAETAATAALLFEAGALRNQPRTGWPYDGVPLSATETVAEHSHRTTVIGVALAAMEGADPARTALLCTLHDLHETRIGDQTPVTRRYVTTADPRKVTADQVAGAHPAVGNAVTAAIEEFEAGETLEARCARDADKLDCLYRALEYQAAGYRTDGKIERCHAALTTASARSLANAATAMEPAQWQRTLPGAPAVH; from the coding sequence GTGCCCGAACACGCACCCACCGACGCCGAGACCGCCGCCACAGCCGCTCTCCTTTTCGAGGCCGGCGCCCTGCGCAACCAGCCACGCACCGGCTGGCCCTACGACGGCGTTCCCCTCTCTGCCACCGAGACCGTCGCCGAGCACAGCCACCGCACCACCGTCATCGGCGTCGCACTGGCCGCGATGGAAGGCGCCGACCCCGCCCGCACCGCCCTGCTGTGCACGCTCCACGACCTCCACGAGACCCGTATCGGCGATCAGACGCCAGTCACCCGCCGCTACGTCACAACCGCCGACCCGCGGAAGGTCACAGCCGACCAAGTGGCCGGCGCGCACCCTGCCGTCGGGAACGCTGTAACCGCGGCCATCGAGGAGTTCGAAGCCGGAGAGACCCTCGAAGCCAGGTGCGCCCGAGACGCCGACAAACTGGACTGCCTCTATCGAGCCCTGGAGTACCAGGCGGCCGGCTACCGCACCGACGGCAAGATCGAAAGGTGTCACGCCGCGTTGACGACCGCCTCCGCCCGCAGCCTCGCGAACGCCGCCACCGCGATGGAACCAGCCCAGTGGCAGCGCACGCTGCCCGGTGCACCAGCCGTTCACTGA
- a CDS encoding GNAT family N-acetyltransferase, producing the protein MDVEFAEADDAQWAEYDALARRAYGQPVPDITRLGPYAERRVALRGGRVVAGGMAVLVPQWFGGRPVPAASMGCGCVAPEERGGRLAAHLAQERVRAVQEQGAVLATLWTASNGYVRRLGWDAPAQVFSWTVPTAALKQAATDTMEITHGDTAQLADLRDRLAGRWNGPWQRPPWWGAWQQERHPDLETYAFASRRREPSGVLATATQRTPGGRQLVVHDFWAADAPATDAMLAFLGQHHGRVPTVMFERTGLPPGPVLQQRLASVGTATAKTWHPWMLRVLDPVRAIELRGWPGHLDDEIVLDLADLDGAGFSRHTLSISAGSARLTPGGAQRGRTADVTLTMGQFSLWYAGGYRSPATAALAGLRGEDSVLARLLAATADREPWLADYF; encoded by the coding sequence ATGGATGTGGAGTTCGCCGAGGCCGACGACGCCCAGTGGGCGGAGTACGACGCTCTGGCCCGCCGCGCCTACGGCCAGCCGGTGCCCGACATCACACGCCTGGGACCGTACGCGGAGCGGCGGGTGGCGCTACGCGGCGGTCGGGTCGTCGCCGGGGGCATGGCCGTGCTCGTCCCGCAGTGGTTCGGCGGCCGGCCGGTGCCCGCCGCGAGCATGGGCTGCGGCTGCGTCGCCCCGGAGGAGCGCGGCGGCCGTCTCGCCGCACACCTCGCTCAGGAGAGGGTGCGCGCCGTGCAGGAGCAGGGCGCGGTCCTCGCCACGCTGTGGACGGCCTCCAACGGCTACGTGCGGCGGCTAGGCTGGGACGCCCCGGCGCAGGTGTTCTCCTGGACGGTGCCCACCGCTGCCCTCAAGCAGGCCGCCACCGACACGATGGAGATCACCCACGGCGACACCGCGCAGCTCGCGGACCTGCGGGACCGGCTGGCCGGGCGGTGGAACGGGCCATGGCAGCGACCCCCGTGGTGGGGAGCCTGGCAGCAGGAGCGGCATCCGGACCTGGAGACCTACGCGTTCGCCTCGCGTCGGCGGGAGCCGAGCGGTGTCCTGGCGACGGCGACGCAGCGCACCCCGGGCGGCCGACAGCTGGTCGTCCACGACTTCTGGGCCGCCGACGCGCCGGCCACCGACGCGATGCTCGCCTTCCTCGGACAGCACCACGGCCGCGTCCCCACCGTGATGTTCGAGCGCACCGGACTTCCGCCCGGACCGGTGCTGCAGCAGCGCCTCGCGAGCGTCGGCACGGCGACGGCCAAAACCTGGCATCCGTGGATGCTGCGCGTCCTCGACCCCGTCCGCGCCATCGAGCTGCGCGGCTGGCCCGGGCACCTGGACGACGAGATCGTCCTCGACCTCGCCGACCTGGACGGCGCCGGATTCAGCCGCCACACCCTGAGCATCAGCGCAGGCAGCGCCCGTCTCACCCCCGGCGGCGCGCAGCGCGGCCGTACCGCCGACGTCACGCTGACCATGGGGCAGTTCTCGCTCTGGTACGCCGGCGGCTACCGCAGTCCGGCCACCGCCGCGCTGGCGGGCCTGCGCGGAGAGGACTCCGTCCTCGCCCGCCTGCTCGCCGCCACCGCCGACCGGGAGCCGTGGCTCGCCGACTACTTCTGA
- a CDS encoding XRE family transcriptional regulator, translating to MGTGSRSRTDTGVVSGFVLRMLRESVPLPQAVLAERLGVDLGTVQGWESGRRPLGNVRTMDLLQLRRTLALLGAGGSLLGWLDAALDADRILTAVLHPPADPAAHPLAGWVQSRETAHLIAWAVRGIIPPALQPHAIRRRRGPAPAGPQLSAADRTHFFAQLRRTAESADRAGERRLLLRRQSLYLASYDPAPDAEDWADQALRTMRPALALRDYTPRWIEARTAATVAARQGDPVPLYDFVDALAADQHSELANLAYWAYWLGSMPPTQPDDHFLHHPDPAAWSPVHLFQQLTGSLHDAPGTVDLYVHSLHTLLHLHPWLPLADPAAARQLGERAVELLDGGVLSSVSRRDLESVHYRLQQTN from the coding sequence ATGGGGACCGGTAGCCGGAGCCGGACCGACACCGGTGTGGTCTCGGGGTTCGTCCTGCGGATGCTGCGGGAGAGCGTCCCCCTCCCGCAGGCCGTTCTGGCCGAGCGTCTGGGGGTCGACCTCGGCACCGTCCAGGGCTGGGAGAGCGGGCGCCGGCCGCTCGGCAACGTCCGCACGATGGACCTGCTGCAGCTGCGCCGGACCCTGGCGCTCCTGGGCGCCGGCGGATCCCTGCTCGGTTGGCTGGACGCCGCGCTGGACGCCGACCGCATCCTCACGGCAGTACTGCACCCGCCGGCAGATCCCGCCGCCCACCCGCTGGCCGGCTGGGTCCAGTCCCGCGAGACAGCGCATCTGATCGCGTGGGCTGTGCGCGGCATCATCCCGCCCGCCCTGCAGCCGCACGCCATCCGCCGACGACGCGGCCCCGCCCCCGCCGGCCCCCAGCTCTCGGCCGCCGACCGGACGCACTTCTTCGCCCAGCTTCGCCGGACCGCGGAGAGCGCCGACCGGGCAGGGGAACGCCGACTGCTCCTGCGCCGCCAAAGCCTCTACCTCGCCTCCTACGACCCGGCCCCCGATGCCGAGGACTGGGCCGATCAGGCGCTGCGCACGATGCGGCCGGCGCTGGCTCTGCGCGACTACACGCCGCGGTGGATCGAGGCCCGCACCGCCGCGACGGTCGCCGCCCGCCAGGGCGACCCCGTGCCCCTGTACGACTTCGTCGACGCCCTGGCCGCCGACCAGCACAGCGAGCTCGCCAACCTCGCCTACTGGGCCTACTGGCTGGGCTCCATGCCGCCCACCCAGCCGGACGACCACTTCCTCCACCACCCGGACCCCGCCGCGTGGAGCCCGGTCCACCTGTTCCAGCAGCTGACCGGCTCGCTCCACGACGCGCCCGGCACCGTCGACCTGTACGTGCACTCCCTCCACACCCTGCTCCACCTCCATCCGTGGCTGCCGCTCGCCGATCCCGCCGCCGCCCGGCAACTGGGGGAGCGCGCCGTCGAACTCCTCGACGGCGGCGTCCTGTCGTCGGTATCGCGACGCGACCTTGAATCGGTCCACTACCGTCTCCAGCAAACGAACTGA
- a CDS encoding MaoC family dehydratase, with amino-acid sequence MPKQQPSSVPAGFRQVEDGRLREVVGLGLGDLIPGLVIEHRPARTVTEAEHVQVLALMGNEAPIHSDLEFCRRTGQPRVLVCGMLTLNLVLGMTVRTTSGMTTGNLALDEVRWKNPVHVGDTLSARSTVLSARRSNSRPDQGIVTCRVDGFNQNGQLVVTGTRTFFVPADPDVVRDATGY; translated from the coding sequence ATGCCGAAGCAGCAGCCCTCGTCCGTCCCGGCCGGATTCCGCCAGGTGGAGGACGGCCGCCTCCGCGAGGTCGTCGGCCTGGGCCTGGGCGACCTCATCCCCGGCCTGGTCATCGAACACCGGCCCGCCCGGACGGTAACCGAAGCCGAGCACGTCCAGGTCCTCGCGCTGATGGGCAACGAGGCGCCGATCCATTCCGACCTCGAATTCTGCCGTCGTACCGGCCAGCCGCGGGTCCTGGTGTGCGGGATGCTCACCCTCAACCTCGTGCTCGGCATGACGGTCCGCACGACCAGCGGCATGACCACCGGCAACCTCGCGCTGGACGAGGTCCGCTGGAAGAACCCCGTCCACGTTGGCGACACCCTCTCCGCGCGCAGCACCGTCCTGTCCGCCCGCCGCTCGAACAGCCGCCCCGACCAGGGCATCGTCACTTGCCGCGTCGACGGGTTCAACCAAAACGGCCAGCTGGTCGTCACCGGCACCCGCACCTTCTTCGTCCCCGCCGACCCGGACGTCGTCCGCGACGCCACCGGCTACTAG
- a CDS encoding LLM class flavin-dependent oxidoreductase, which translates to MRGVHGPGHDTATGTGPGADRHRAPDLRYMTQIAQAAEHMEFDAILTPAGTFNEDPWITCAALAQATERLKFLVAQRPDSISPTLAAQMAATFQRQTRGRLLLNVVTGGDQAEQARFGDHLDKAARYTRTDEWLTVLRGALSGKPFDFTGTHYDVRGVAVFSSPAPLPSVYFGGSSAEAAPVAARHADVYLTWGEPPSDVAAKLDRIRALAADAGRRAPRFGIRFHVVARDTSEQAWAAAERLLTGIDPAHVARVQATLAHSQSTGQARQSSLHAAFRDSGRTSDLEVWPNVWAGVGLLRGGAGTALVGSHREVADRIAEYADLGIEEFILSGFPHLEEAYEVGEGVLPLLGAGIGREAVDR; encoded by the coding sequence ATGCGCGGCGTTCACGGGCCCGGCCACGACACGGCCACCGGCACCGGTCCGGGCGCCGACCGGCACCGCGCCCCCGACCTGCGCTACATGACCCAGATCGCGCAGGCCGCCGAGCACATGGAGTTCGACGCGATCCTAACCCCCGCCGGCACCTTCAACGAGGACCCCTGGATCACCTGCGCCGCCCTCGCCCAGGCCACCGAGCGCTTGAAGTTCCTGGTCGCGCAGCGCCCGGACTCGATATCCCCGACGCTCGCCGCGCAGATGGCCGCGACGTTCCAGCGGCAGACCCGGGGCCGGCTGCTGCTGAACGTCGTCACCGGCGGCGACCAGGCCGAGCAGGCCCGCTTCGGCGACCACCTCGACAAGGCCGCCCGCTACACCCGCACCGACGAGTGGCTGACCGTCCTGCGCGGAGCACTGTCCGGCAAGCCGTTCGACTTCACCGGCACGCACTACGACGTACGGGGAGTCGCCGTCTTCTCGTCTCCTGCCCCGCTGCCCAGCGTGTATTTCGGCGGCTCCTCCGCCGAGGCCGCCCCTGTCGCCGCCCGGCACGCGGACGTCTACCTCACGTGGGGCGAACCGCCCTCCGACGTCGCCGCCAAGCTGGACCGCATCCGCGCTCTGGCCGCCGACGCCGGGCGCAGGGCGCCGAGGTTCGGGATCCGGTTCCACGTCGTCGCCCGCGACACGAGCGAGCAGGCGTGGGCCGCCGCCGAACGCCTGCTGACCGGCATCGACCCAGCGCACGTCGCACGGGTGCAGGCCACCTTGGCCCACAGCCAGTCCACCGGGCAGGCCCGGCAGAGCAGCCTGCACGCGGCCTTCCGGGACAGCGGCCGGACCTCTGATCTGGAGGTGTGGCCGAACGTGTGGGCAGGCGTGGGGCTGCTGCGCGGCGGCGCGGGCACGGCGCTGGTCGGTTCGCACCGCGAGGTCGCCGACCGGATCGCCGAGTACGCGGACCTCGGCATCGAGGAGTTCATCCTGTCCGGGTTCCCGCACCTGGAAGAGGCGTACGAGGTCGGCGAGGGCGTCCTGCCGCTGCTCGGCGCCGGTATCGGCCGCGAGGCGGTGGACAGGTGA